Proteins encoded together in one Falco biarmicus isolate bFalBia1 chromosome 4, bFalBia1.pri, whole genome shotgun sequence window:
- the GATAD1 gene encoding GATA zinc finger domain-containing protein 1: protein MPLGLKPTCSVCRSTSSSMWKKGGQGEILCNNCTARSAPPGPAAFATTSAAAQHSNGGGGGKQSKQEIHRRSARLRNTKYKSAPAAEKKVSTKGKGRRHIFKLKNPIKAPESVSTIITAESIFYKGVYYQIGDVVSVVDEQDGKTYYAQIRGFIQDQYCEKSAALTWLIPTQASPKDCFDPASYIIGPEEDLPRKMEYLEFVCHAPSEYFKSRSSPFPTVPTRPEKGYIWTHVGPTPAISIKETVTNNL, encoded by the exons ATGCCGCTGGGGCTGAAGCCCACCTGCAGCGTGTGCCGCAGCACGTCCTCCTCCATGTGGAAGAAGGGTGGCCAGGGCGAGATCCTGTGTAACAACTGCACcgcccgctccgcgccgcccgggcccgccgcctTCGCCACCACTTCGGCTGCCGCCCAGCACAGCaacggcggcggcggcgggaagCAG AGCAAGCAGGAGATCCACCGGCGCTCCGCCCGGCTGCGGAACACCAAGTACAAGTCGGCGCCCGCCGCGGAGAAGAAGGTCTCCACGAAGGGCAAGGGGAGGAGGCACATCTTTAAGTTAAAAAAC CCCATCAAGGCTCCCGAGTCTGTATCCACTATAATTACAGCAGAATCAATCTTTTATAAG GGGGTATACTATCAAATTGGAGATGTTGTTTCAGTGGTCGACGAGCAGGACGGAAAAACATACTACGCTCAGATACGTGGGTTTATTCAGGACCAATACTGTGAAAAGAGTGCTGCGCTAACCTGGCTCATTCCTACACAAGCCAGTCCCAAAGATTGTTTTGATCCAGCATCCTATATCATAG gaCCAGAAGAAGATCTTCCAAGGAAAATGGAATATTTAGAATTTGTTTGTCATGCACCTTCGGAATATTTCAAATCTCGATCATCTCCCTTCCCTACTGTTCCTACAAGACCAGAGAAGGGCTATATATGGACTCATGTGGGACCTACTCCTGCAATCTCCATTAAAGAAACTGTTACCaacaatttataa